The following proteins are encoded in a genomic region of Nocardioides sp. cx-173:
- a CDS encoding alpha/beta fold hydrolase produces MTLDLTFDSTSRYVSLPSGKVHYNQAGEGPPVLLLHGSGPGATGWSNFGPNIVELAERFTCYAVDMPGWGESDTVAPDQRNHVQTALEFLDELGIDKAAFIGNSMGGATTIRFAVEHPERQSHLITMGAGAAGVKIFGAGDGPSEGLKILQKGYRQPSMETMLELVDVMSYDSGDQREERARVRLDSLLKHPDHVANFLAGVRNKRDFPAEEQVAGIRVPALLIHGRDDRVVHYENSLRLVALIPDSRLLLLNRCGHWAQVEHAEEFNRVVADFIENN; encoded by the coding sequence ATGACCCTCGACCTCACGTTCGATTCGACCAGCCGCTACGTCTCCCTGCCCTCCGGCAAGGTGCACTACAACCAGGCCGGTGAAGGCCCCCCGGTCCTCCTCCTGCACGGCAGCGGCCCTGGCGCCACCGGCTGGAGCAACTTCGGGCCGAACATCGTCGAGCTCGCCGAGAGGTTCACCTGCTACGCCGTGGACATGCCGGGCTGGGGCGAGTCGGACACCGTCGCCCCCGACCAGCGCAACCATGTGCAGACCGCCCTGGAGTTCCTGGATGAGCTGGGCATCGACAAGGCGGCCTTCATCGGCAACTCGATGGGCGGCGCCACCACGATCCGCTTCGCCGTCGAGCACCCCGAGCGCCAGTCGCACCTCATCACCATGGGCGCCGGAGCCGCCGGGGTGAAGATCTTCGGTGCCGGAGACGGTCCCTCCGAGGGACTCAAGATCCTGCAGAAGGGCTACCGCCAGCCGTCGATGGAGACGATGCTCGAGCTCGTCGACGTGATGAGCTACGACTCCGGAGACCAGCGCGAGGAGCGGGCCCGGGTCCGCCTGGACAGCCTGCTCAAGCACCCCGACCACGTCGCCAACTTCCTGGCCGGCGTCCGCAACAAGCGCGACTTCCCGGCCGAGGAGCAGGTCGCGGGGATCCGCGTCCCGGCCCTGCTGATCCACGGCCGCGACGACCGCGTCGTGCACTACGAGAACTCCCTGCGCCTAGTCGCCCTCATCCCCGACTCCCGGCTGCTGCTGCTCAACCGCTGCGGTCACTGGGCCCAGGTGGAGCACGCGGAGGAGTTCAACCGCGTCGTCGCGGACTTCATCGAGAACAACTGA
- a CDS encoding MFS transporter: MGDLADARGLAYSVRAFRHRDYLIFWCGALASNVGTWLTNLAVPYVLYELTQSAFWVGLAALAQFLPGVLCAPLGGSLADRFDRRRLLLATQAGGALAAAGLCVLWFVGRHEPVAIMAVMAVSGVFHGINLPSWQSFVNDLVPRADLTSAIALNSLQFNAARSIGPAIAGLLLATLGPGWAFLLNALSFGFVIWALFTVRARPRPGAVPGTAGTFSGFAEALRYVRGQRGIQVAIIVSVLIGFFANPIFGFTVVFADEIFTVGAVGLGLLNAALGIGSLLAAPLVSGGFLRLTLSRMVRWALPLCALGMLGFAAAPNLPLAALSLMLVGASFLAVVSSANTAIQLIVADHVRGRVLAVRIMIFTGSFPLGALGQGWLSDRVGPQVTVAGGAVALGLLALAFGGWRGGAVLRRLDDPRDRSGPGAPGGVPKDGTLRACAPGSEA, encoded by the coding sequence ATGGGTGACCTCGCCGACGCCCGCGGGCTCGCCTACTCCGTGCGTGCGTTCCGGCACCGCGACTACCTGATCTTCTGGTGCGGCGCACTGGCCTCCAACGTCGGCACCTGGCTCACCAACCTGGCGGTCCCGTACGTCCTCTACGAGCTCACCCAGAGCGCGTTCTGGGTGGGACTGGCTGCGCTCGCGCAGTTCCTGCCCGGGGTCCTGTGCGCACCACTCGGGGGCAGCCTCGCCGACCGCTTCGACCGCCGCCGCCTGCTGCTCGCCACCCAGGCCGGCGGCGCGCTCGCGGCGGCCGGGCTGTGCGTGCTGTGGTTCGTCGGCAGACACGAGCCTGTGGCGATCATGGCCGTGATGGCGGTGAGCGGTGTGTTCCACGGGATCAACCTGCCCAGCTGGCAGTCCTTCGTGAACGACCTGGTGCCGCGTGCCGACCTCACGTCGGCGATCGCGCTCAACTCGCTGCAGTTCAACGCCGCCCGCTCGATCGGGCCGGCCATCGCCGGGCTGCTGCTGGCCACCCTGGGCCCCGGCTGGGCGTTCCTGCTCAACGCGCTGTCGTTCGGCTTCGTGATCTGGGCGCTGTTCACCGTCCGCGCGCGCCCGCGACCCGGTGCCGTACCCGGCACCGCAGGCACCTTCAGCGGCTTCGCCGAGGCGCTGCGCTACGTCCGGGGCCAGCGCGGCATCCAGGTGGCGATCATCGTCTCGGTGCTGATCGGCTTCTTCGCCAACCCGATCTTCGGGTTCACCGTGGTGTTCGCCGACGAGATCTTCACCGTCGGCGCGGTGGGCCTCGGCCTGTTGAACGCCGCCCTCGGCATCGGCTCGCTGCTCGCGGCGCCCCTGGTGTCCGGTGGCTTCCTGCGCCTGACGCTGTCGCGGATGGTGCGCTGGGCGCTGCCGCTGTGCGCCCTGGGCATGCTCGGCTTCGCCGCCGCTCCCAACCTGCCGCTGGCGGCGCTCTCGCTCATGCTGGTCGGCGCCTCGTTCCTGGCGGTGGTCTCGTCCGCCAACACCGCGATCCAGCTGATCGTGGCCGACCACGTGCGGGGGCGGGTGCTCGCGGTGCGGATCATGATCTTCACGGGCAGCTTCCCTCTGGGGGCGCTGGGGCAGGGGTGGCTCTCGGATCGCGTCGGCCCCCAGGTCACGGTGGCGGGCGGAGCGGTCGCTCTCGGGCTGCTCGCCCTCGCCTTCGGAGGCTGGCGCGGCGGGGCGGTTCTGCGCCGGCTCGACGACCCCCGGGACCGGAGCGGTCCGGGCGCTCCAGGCGGTGTTCCGAAAGATGGAACGCTCCGGGCTTGCGCTCCGGGCTCCGAGGCGTGA
- a CDS encoding enoyl-CoA hydratase/isomerase family protein translates to MTEPVLKIEDHGKVRLLTLNRPEVRNALNMDLNDALVQALIEADHDPDVYVIAITGTGTSFCSGADLKGARDMADQGKPFYGPLHNNRRSLMEVMIDTRKPTVGIINGPAMAGGFELALSCDMRVAAPTAFFGVPESKRARGAHFASVMLPVTVPPGIAMEWLYTGRRIPLEEAERWGLVNKVLPGEDVLQEGLDWLGDVISSAPLSLQRLKLTYRKTAGLPPHSAIRMDAGPDVYMSEDQKEGARAFLERREPQWQGR, encoded by the coding sequence ATGACCGAGCCCGTGCTGAAGATCGAGGACCACGGCAAGGTGCGCCTGCTGACCCTCAACCGTCCCGAGGTCCGCAACGCCCTCAACATGGACCTCAACGACGCGCTGGTCCAGGCGCTGATCGAGGCCGACCACGACCCGGACGTCTACGTCATCGCGATCACCGGAACCGGCACGAGCTTCTGCTCGGGCGCCGACCTCAAGGGCGCTCGCGACATGGCCGACCAGGGCAAGCCGTTCTACGGGCCGCTGCACAACAACCGGCGCAGCCTGATGGAGGTCATGATCGACACCCGCAAGCCGACGGTCGGGATCATCAACGGTCCGGCGATGGCGGGCGGCTTCGAGCTGGCCCTGTCGTGCGACATGCGGGTCGCCGCGCCGACCGCGTTCTTCGGGGTCCCGGAGTCCAAGCGGGCCCGCGGCGCCCACTTCGCCTCGGTCATGCTGCCGGTGACCGTGCCCCCGGGCATCGCGATGGAGTGGCTCTACACCGGCCGGCGCATCCCGCTGGAGGAGGCCGAGCGCTGGGGCCTGGTCAACAAGGTGCTCCCCGGCGAGGACGTCCTCCAGGAGGGGCTCGACTGGCTCGGTGACGTGATCTCGTCGGCCCCGCTGTCGCTGCAGCGGCTCAAGCTCACCTACCGCAAGACCGCGGGGCTGCCCCCGCACAGCGCGATCCGGATGGACGCGGGGCCGGACGTCTACATGTCCGAGGACCAGAAGGAAGGGGCCCGGGCGTTCCTCGAGCGCCGGGAGCCCCAGTGGCAGGGCCGCTGA
- a CDS encoding citramalate synthase — protein MSAAGRPTVRIVEEGMREGMQIESADITLDDKLRLLDALGRTGLESINVGSFVSPKWVPQMAQIDELLARFEPVPGVHYFALALNQKGVERRQEYVGTKLAPDSEIGVTSVHLCDVFVKRNTARGQAEELAAIPQRIESAVARGVTEASIRINAAWGSNWLGGFDLAQRMEHLHLQAAAWKAAGIPVTHTWIGDPMSWNTPGAVEETIRAITEELPEITTFHLHLHDGRGTALLSAYQAFRTLGAEHTLVIDSSIGGMGGCPYCGNGRATKMIPTEDLVHLLEGEGVETGVDLAALIEAAHLAEEVVGHELYGHVSKAGPRPGPDALYAMDMPLVETIEQAQHFRLGAGVYDDCPRPWRAPITSPARPENPQEPTP, from the coding sequence ATGAGCGCCGCCGGGAGGCCCACCGTCCGCATCGTCGAGGAGGGCATGCGCGAGGGGATGCAGATCGAGAGCGCCGACATCACGCTCGACGACAAGCTGCGCCTGCTCGACGCCCTTGGCCGCACCGGGCTGGAGAGCATCAACGTCGGCTCCTTCGTCAGCCCCAAGTGGGTGCCGCAGATGGCGCAGATCGACGAGCTGCTCGCCCGCTTCGAGCCGGTGCCCGGCGTCCACTACTTCGCGCTCGCCCTCAACCAGAAGGGCGTGGAGCGGCGCCAGGAGTACGTCGGCACGAAGCTCGCGCCCGACTCCGAGATCGGCGTCACCAGCGTCCACCTGTGCGACGTCTTCGTGAAGCGCAACACCGCGCGGGGTCAGGCCGAGGAGCTCGCCGCGATCCCGCAGCGGATCGAGAGCGCGGTGGCCCGTGGGGTCACCGAGGCCTCGATCCGGATCAACGCGGCCTGGGGCTCCAACTGGCTCGGCGGCTTCGACCTGGCGCAGCGCATGGAGCACCTGCACCTCCAGGCAGCGGCCTGGAAGGCCGCGGGCATCCCGGTCACCCACACCTGGATCGGCGACCCGATGAGCTGGAACACGCCCGGCGCGGTCGAGGAGACCATCCGGGCGATCACCGAGGAGCTCCCGGAGATCACGACCTTCCACCTGCACCTGCACGACGGGCGCGGCACGGCGCTGCTCTCGGCGTACCAGGCCTTCCGCACGCTCGGCGCCGAGCACACCCTGGTCATCGACTCCTCGATCGGCGGCATGGGCGGCTGCCCCTACTGCGGCAACGGACGCGCGACCAAGATGATCCCGACCGAGGACCTCGTGCACCTGCTCGAGGGCGAGGGCGTGGAGACCGGCGTCGACCTCGCCGCCCTGATCGAGGCCGCGCACCTGGCCGAGGAGGTCGTCGGGCACGAGCTCTACGGCCACGTCAGCAAGGCGGGACCCCGGCCCGGCCCCGACGCTCTCTATGCCATGGACATGCCGCTGGTGGAGACCATCGAGCAGGCCCAGCACTTCCGCCTCGGCGCGGGCGTCTACGACGACTGCCCCCGGCCGTGGCGTGCCCCGATCACGTCGCCCGCGCGACCCGAGAACCCCCAGGAGCCCACCCCATGA
- a CDS encoding CaiB/BaiF CoA transferase family protein, whose product MTHDQIPTSERPGSLHGLRVIELSTSVAGPMCGQVLGDLGAEVIKVERVGHGDDTRAWAPPAWNGVSTAFLGLNRNKQSIELDFKTPRGAAVLEELIKGADVLVQNLRPQALAKAGFTWERIQELNPRLVYLEMTGFGPVGPRAEEPAYDPLLQAFTGIVAMMPEGSDGSPSRVPLSILDKGTAMWAVIGVLEALRRRDQEGVGSHVNVSLLNTALEWVAGSLTNQAAGNKREKLGSGFPGVVPYGAFPTSDGHIFIAAGSQRMWLRLLDAIGHPELDAREGFGSNVGRSEHRAEVVAALSEVTSTFERDEIAAILLAAGVPNAPVRAATELATDPQVIALGAVAPLPHPQVPDFAVVGLPMQVDGENLPFTSAPPLLGADTRDILSRLGMTDDEVQALIDEGVVGATEASVAAPAGQAG is encoded by the coding sequence ATGACCCACGACCAGATCCCGACCTCCGAGCGACCCGGCTCCCTGCACGGGCTGCGGGTCATCGAGCTGAGCACCAGCGTCGCCGGACCGATGTGCGGGCAGGTCCTCGGCGACCTGGGCGCCGAGGTGATCAAGGTGGAGCGGGTCGGCCACGGCGACGACACCCGGGCCTGGGCGCCGCCCGCCTGGAACGGGGTGAGCACCGCGTTCCTCGGCCTCAACCGCAACAAGCAGAGCATCGAGCTGGACTTCAAGACGCCCCGGGGCGCAGCGGTGCTGGAGGAGCTGATCAAGGGCGCCGACGTGCTCGTGCAGAACCTGCGGCCCCAGGCACTGGCCAAGGCCGGCTTCACCTGGGAGCGGATCCAGGAGCTCAACCCGCGCCTGGTCTACCTGGAGATGACCGGCTTCGGGCCGGTCGGCCCGCGCGCCGAGGAGCCGGCGTACGACCCGCTGCTGCAGGCGTTCACCGGCATCGTCGCGATGATGCCCGAGGGGTCGGACGGCAGCCCCTCGCGGGTGCCGCTGTCCATCCTGGACAAGGGCACCGCCATGTGGGCCGTCATCGGCGTGCTGGAGGCGCTGCGCCGCCGCGACCAGGAGGGCGTCGGCAGCCACGTCAACGTGTCGCTGCTCAACACCGCCCTGGAGTGGGTGGCCGGCAGCCTCACCAACCAGGCCGCGGGCAACAAGCGCGAGAAGCTCGGCTCGGGCTTCCCCGGGGTGGTGCCGTACGGCGCCTTCCCGACCTCGGACGGGCACATCTTCATCGCGGCGGGCAGCCAGCGGATGTGGCTGCGCCTGCTCGACGCGATCGGCCACCCCGAGCTCGACGCCCGCGAGGGCTTCGGCAGCAACGTCGGCCGCTCCGAGCACCGCGCCGAGGTCGTCGCCGCGCTGTCGGAGGTCACCTCGACCTTCGAGCGCGACGAGATCGCCGCGATCCTGCTCGCCGCCGGGGTGCCGAACGCGCCGGTGCGCGCCGCGACCGAGCTGGCCACCGACCCTCAGGTCATCGCCCTCGGCGCCGTCGCGCCGCTGCCGCACCCGCAGGTCCCCGACTTCGCGGTCGTGGGGCTGCCGATGCAGGTCGACGGCGAGAACCTGCCGTTCACCTCGGCGCCGCCGCTGCTCGGAGCCGACACCCGCGACATCCTCTCCCGCCTCGGCATGACCGACGACGAGGTGCAGGCGCTGATCGACGAGGGCGTGGTCGGTGCCACCGAGGCGTCCGTGGCCGCGCCGGCCGGACAGGCGGGCTGA
- a CDS encoding IclR family transcriptional regulator: MTLVTVDDVVGGSREDAMSVQPMPVGGISSVQALPESPADDDGPAVTSVSKALRLLASFRGVGPVAGVSELARLTGLPKSTAFRLLAQLEASGYLERSGTDYRLDRMLFELGNCVPMCSHGDLRSIAGPFLSDLFLRSRYVVHLAVLDGVDVVYLDKIHGHGNVRVPTKVGGRMRASCSALGKAMLPFGHREAVEQILQEGLARRTPHSIAAPGLFVSELNQVRKHGVAFDREEAALGLTCVAAPIISQGVAVAAVSVSGPTGRFDPVALAKQVQSAAREISALYARRLVDQGLEATAG, from the coding sequence GTGACGCTGGTCACCGTCGACGACGTGGTCGGCGGCTCGAGGGAGGATGCGATGTCGGTGCAGCCCATGCCCGTGGGGGGAATCTCTTCGGTTCAGGCATTGCCGGAGTCCCCGGCGGACGACGACGGCCCCGCGGTGACCTCGGTGAGCAAGGCTCTGCGCCTGCTCGCGTCGTTCCGCGGGGTGGGACCGGTCGCGGGGGTAAGTGAGCTGGCGCGGCTGACCGGGCTGCCCAAGTCCACCGCGTTCCGGCTGCTGGCCCAGCTCGAGGCGAGCGGCTACCTGGAGCGCTCCGGCACCGACTACCGGCTCGACCGGATGCTCTTCGAGCTGGGCAACTGCGTCCCCATGTGCAGCCACGGCGATCTGCGCAGCATCGCGGGCCCGTTCCTCAGCGACCTCTTCCTGCGCAGCCGCTACGTCGTCCACCTCGCGGTGCTGGACGGAGTGGACGTGGTCTACCTCGACAAGATCCATGGTCACGGGAACGTCAGGGTGCCGACCAAGGTCGGCGGCCGGATGCGGGCCTCGTGCTCGGCGCTGGGGAAGGCCATGCTGCCGTTCGGTCACCGAGAGGCGGTCGAGCAGATCCTGCAGGAGGGCCTGGCTCGTCGTACGCCGCACTCGATCGCGGCCCCGGGACTCTTCGTCTCCGAGCTCAACCAGGTGCGCAAGCATGGGGTCGCCTTCGACCGGGAGGAGGCGGCGCTCGGCCTGACCTGCGTCGCCGCGCCGATCATCAGCCAAGGCGTGGCGGTGGCGGCGGTGTCCGTCTCCGGGCCCACCGGACGCTTCGACCCCGTGGCGCTGGCCAAGCAGGTGCAGTCGGCGGCGCGGGAGATCTCGGCGCTGTACGCCCGCCGCCTGGTGGACCAGGGCCTGGAGGCCACGGCCGGCTGA
- a CDS encoding aldehyde dehydrogenase family protein: MGELLGDRTWERSIFSDGWTESKQTVDVVEPATGQVLAQVGLATTEDVDAAVARAVVAQREWAALSYRDRAKVLSRAADLWLEHTDEIGEWTGRETGAIRPMAYGQGATGADECDQAAALASAPYGEMLRSAQPRLSFSRQVPVGVVGVIAPFNAPILLALRSVAPALALGNAVVLKPDPRTPVVGGVVFARIFEEAGLPPGLLHVLPGGADVGEALVRHPDVPVLAFTGSTRGGQAIAAAAAPYLKRLHLELGGNSAMVVLDDADLERAVGAGARGSFIHQGQICMATGRHLVHESIAREYVAGLAEVARAMPVGDPTQAGIAIGPLIDASQRDRVHQIVTDSVNGGATVEAGGTYDGLFYAPTVLTGVTTSTPAYAQEVFGPVAPVMTFGSLEEAAALARDSDYGLSLGIITRDVMKGLALADLVPTGLVHINDQTINDEAVVPFGGVGLSGNGARHGGQRANLEAFTDTQWVTVRAEPPA; the protein is encoded by the coding sequence ATGGGTGAGCTGCTGGGCGACCGCACCTGGGAGCGCTCGATCTTCTCCGACGGCTGGACGGAGTCGAAGCAGACCGTCGACGTCGTCGAGCCCGCCACCGGCCAGGTCCTCGCGCAGGTCGGGCTGGCCACGACCGAGGACGTCGACGCCGCGGTCGCGCGGGCCGTCGTCGCGCAGCGCGAGTGGGCCGCCCTGAGCTACCGCGACCGGGCCAAGGTGCTCTCGCGCGCCGCCGACCTGTGGCTCGAGCACACCGACGAGATCGGCGAGTGGACCGGCCGCGAGACCGGCGCGATCCGCCCCATGGCCTACGGCCAGGGCGCCACCGGCGCCGACGAGTGCGACCAGGCGGCCGCCCTCGCGTCCGCGCCGTACGGCGAGATGCTGCGCTCGGCGCAGCCCCGGCTGTCGTTCAGCCGTCAGGTGCCGGTGGGTGTCGTCGGGGTCATCGCCCCGTTCAACGCCCCCATCCTGCTGGCGCTGCGCTCGGTCGCGCCGGCGCTGGCGCTCGGCAACGCCGTGGTGCTCAAGCCCGACCCGCGGACCCCCGTCGTGGGCGGCGTGGTCTTCGCCCGGATCTTCGAGGAGGCCGGGCTGCCCCCGGGCCTCCTGCACGTGCTCCCCGGCGGGGCCGATGTCGGCGAGGCGCTCGTGCGGCACCCCGACGTGCCCGTGCTGGCGTTCACCGGCTCCACTCGCGGCGGTCAGGCGATCGCCGCGGCCGCGGCGCCGTACCTCAAGCGGCTGCACCTCGAGCTCGGCGGCAACTCCGCCATGGTGGTCCTCGACGACGCCGACCTCGAGCGTGCGGTCGGCGCCGGCGCGCGGGGCTCGTTCATCCACCAGGGCCAGATCTGCATGGCCACCGGCCGGCACCTCGTGCACGAGAGCATCGCCCGTGAGTACGTCGCCGGGCTGGCCGAGGTCGCCCGGGCCATGCCCGTCGGCGACCCGACCCAGGCCGGGATCGCGATCGGCCCGCTGATCGACGCCTCGCAGCGCGACCGCGTGCACCAGATCGTCACCGACAGCGTCAACGGCGGCGCCACCGTGGAGGCCGGCGGCACCTACGACGGGCTCTTCTACGCTCCCACGGTGCTCACCGGCGTCACGACCAGCACGCCGGCGTACGCGCAGGAGGTCTTCGGGCCCGTGGCGCCGGTCATGACGTTCGGCTCGCTGGAGGAGGCCGCCGCACTGGCGCGCGACTCCGACTACGGGCTGTCGCTGGGCATCATCACCCGCGACGTCATGAAGGGCCTCGCGCTCGCCGACCTGGTCCCCACGGGCCTGGTGCACATCAACGACCAGACGATCAACGACGAGGCCGTGGTGCCGTTCGGCGGCGTCGGCCTGTCCGGCAACGGCGCCCGCCACGGCGGCCAGCGCGCCAACCTCGAGGCGTTCACCGACACCCAGTGGGTGACGGTGCGCGCCGAGCCTCCCGCCTGA
- a CDS encoding flavin reductase, whose amino-acid sequence MATASTALAAKATGRDASGRPPATRGFEDLKYREVLGHYPTGVVVVSGIDATGQPVGMTIGSFTSVSLDPPLIAFLPTRTSRTFARLRTASSICVNVLAADQESVCRSFATPGARPFDDLGWTPAPGGAPILDDVVAWIECGYHDVTPAGDHVLVLGRVERLRVTRAVQPLLFFQGGYGRFVPSSMMALPEADLIKGVRLAELARPEMDRLARGLEVECSLLSRGGGDLVIVAVSTAPGTSTRAAPGNRVPLRPPLGDLYVAWRGPDEVDAWLSAAGRDRREAYRQRLATARERGWSMAMVGEDADTRLHDLLRENSSGRLTPSRHREIEREIERLSAAYEPVEVVAGRRYDVQSIVAPIFGVDGEVAQVLRLSRLPCDVDGARVEEWTRALTSAAERVTAAYRAAPADADG is encoded by the coding sequence ATGGCGACGGCCTCGACGGCGCTCGCGGCGAAGGCGACCGGGCGCGACGCGTCCGGTCGCCCTCCGGCCACGCGCGGCTTCGAGGACCTGAAGTACCGCGAGGTTCTCGGGCACTACCCCACCGGCGTGGTCGTCGTGTCCGGTATCGACGCCACGGGGCAGCCGGTCGGCATGACCATCGGCTCCTTCACCTCGGTCTCGCTCGACCCCCCGCTGATCGCCTTCCTGCCGACGCGCACCTCGCGGACCTTCGCGCGACTGCGCACGGCGTCGTCCATCTGCGTCAACGTGCTCGCCGCCGACCAGGAGTCGGTGTGCCGCAGCTTCGCGACGCCCGGCGCCAGGCCGTTCGACGACCTCGGCTGGACGCCCGCCCCCGGGGGCGCCCCGATCCTCGACGACGTGGTGGCGTGGATCGAGTGCGGCTACCACGACGTGACCCCGGCCGGCGACCATGTCCTCGTCCTCGGCCGGGTCGAGCGCCTGCGGGTCACCCGGGCCGTCCAGCCGCTGCTGTTCTTCCAGGGCGGCTACGGACGCTTCGTGCCGAGCTCGATGATGGCGCTGCCCGAGGCGGACCTGATCAAGGGGGTGCGGCTCGCGGAGCTGGCGCGCCCCGAGATGGACCGGCTGGCTCGCGGCCTGGAGGTCGAGTGCTCGCTCCTGTCGCGCGGCGGCGGCGACCTCGTGATCGTGGCGGTGAGCACCGCGCCGGGCACGTCCACCCGCGCCGCGCCGGGCAACCGGGTGCCGCTGCGCCCGCCGCTGGGTGACCTGTACGTCGCCTGGCGGGGCCCGGACGAGGTCGACGCCTGGCTCTCCGCCGCGGGCAGGGACCGGCGCGAGGCGTACCGCCAGCGCCTGGCCACCGCCCGGGAGCGAGGGTGGTCGATGGCAATGGTCGGCGAGGATGCGGACACCCGGCTGCACGACCTCCTCCGGGAGAACTCCTCGGGCCGGCTGACGCCGTCGCGGCACCGGGAGATCGAGCGGGAGATCGAGCGGCTCTCCGCGGCCTACGAGCCCGTCGAGGTGGTGGCCGGGCGCCGCTACGACGTGCAGTCCATCGTCGCGCCCATCTTCGGGGTCGACGGCGAGGTGGCCCAGGTGCTGCGGCTGAGCCGGCTGCCGTGCGACGTCGACGGCGCCCGGGTGGAGGAGTGGACCCGGGCGCTCACGTCCGCCGCCGAGCGGGTGACGGCCGCCTACCGTGCCGCCCCGGCCGACGCGGATGGGTGA
- a CDS encoding MmgE/PrpD family protein codes for MTGATETIAAFATSPRSGVSPTAGAVARVLQDTVAVTVAGLEADVAGPLLDWLEGERAPGAAALWGTGETASPSQAALVNGTLSHALDWDDAVPSMAMHPAAVLVPALVAMLASEKEPVSGARLTHAFDIGNAVFRAVSEALPLDYHYGRGWHNTSSTGRLAATAALAHLIGLDAERTRHALGIAASSAAGSLANFGTMTKPLHAGLAARDAVVAIGLARRGFTAHTEQLEARRGFFAMYGETTPELLGALGERLAHWETEWVTDWALKVYPSCYATHRAIDAAVELHRQVGDPSRVTAVEVSLPLSSTNPLLDHLPATGLEGKFSLEYTVCRAVLDGAVALADFTDERVGDPQVRQLMAAYRLDARGSEAAEHHTTVTVTLDDGTVVCHGVDVTYGDARNPISDEDLRAKVRSALASAGWKQDEADDLADRLGTVPTAPSLDWLQDALGGRR; via the coding sequence GTGACCGGCGCGACCGAGACCATCGCGGCCTTCGCCACGTCCCCGCGGTCGGGCGTCTCGCCCACCGCGGGGGCGGTGGCGAGGGTCCTCCAGGACACCGTCGCGGTGACGGTGGCCGGGCTCGAGGCCGACGTGGCCGGGCCTCTTCTCGACTGGCTCGAGGGGGAGCGCGCCCCGGGCGCCGCGGCCCTGTGGGGGACCGGCGAGACCGCGTCGCCCTCCCAGGCGGCGCTGGTCAACGGCACGCTCTCGCACGCCCTGGACTGGGACGACGCGGTGCCGTCGATGGCGATGCACCCCGCCGCCGTCCTGGTGCCGGCGCTGGTCGCGATGCTCGCGTCCGAGAAGGAGCCGGTGTCCGGGGCGCGGCTCACCCACGCCTTCGACATCGGGAACGCGGTCTTCCGCGCGGTGTCGGAGGCGCTGCCGCTGGACTACCACTACGGCCGCGGCTGGCACAACACGTCCTCGACGGGCCGGCTCGCCGCCACCGCCGCGCTGGCGCACCTCATCGGGCTCGACGCGGAGCGCACGCGCCATGCCCTCGGGATCGCGGCGTCGAGCGCCGCGGGCAGCCTGGCCAACTTCGGCACCATGACCAAGCCGCTGCACGCCGGCCTGGCGGCTCGCGACGCGGTCGTGGCGATCGGCCTCGCCCGGCGCGGGTTCACCGCCCACACCGAGCAGCTCGAGGCGCGCCGCGGGTTCTTCGCGATGTACGGCGAGACCACCCCGGAGCTGCTCGGGGCGCTGGGCGAGCGCCTGGCGCACTGGGAGACCGAGTGGGTCACGGACTGGGCGCTCAAGGTCTACCCGTCCTGCTACGCCACCCACCGGGCCATCGACGCCGCGGTCGAGCTGCACCGCCAGGTGGGCGACCCCTCCCGGGTCACCGCGGTCGAGGTGTCGCTCCCGCTGTCCTCGACCAACCCGCTGCTCGACCACCTGCCGGCCACCGGACTCGAGGGCAAGTTCAGCCTCGAGTACACCGTCTGCCGGGCCGTCCTGGACGGTGCGGTCGCGCTCGCGGACTTCACCGACGAGCGCGTCGGCGACCCCCAGGTGCGCCAGCTGATGGCGGCGTACCGGCTGGACGCGCGGGGGAGCGAGGCGGCCGAGCACCACACGACCGTCACCGTCACGCTCGACGACGGCACGGTGGTGTGCCACGGCGTCGACGTCACCTACGGCGACGCCCGCAACCCGATCAGCGACGAGGATCTGCGCGCCAAGGTCCGCTCCGCTCTCGCGAGCGCCGGGTGGAAGCAGGACGAGGCCGACGACCTCGCCGACCGGCTCGGGACGGTCCCCACCGCGCCGTCGCTCGACTGGCTGCAGGACGCGCTGGGGGGACGACGATGA